One window from the genome of bacterium encodes:
- a CDS encoding SDR family NAD(P)-dependent oxidoreductase encodes MKKILVTGGCGFIGSHLVDKLIELGYEVIIFDNLTKQVHPSGIPEYLNLKSTFIRGDVRNRNKLKDVVKKIDIIYHFASAVGVGQSQYEISKYVDVNIRGTANLLDILVNEKHNVRKLIIASSMSIYGEGMYKCKKCGKVKPEIRNFDNKKIDDWEPKCPNCKGDITAIPTDEETPTKSNSIYAITKKEQEEMSLLIGKIYGIPVVSLRFFNVYGPRQTLSNPYTGVCAIFLSRIKNNKPPIIFEDGMQTRDFIWVDDIINACILSIQKDQANYEIFNVGSGKPTYLKEIAEILIKLLNKNLKPEITYKFRKGDVRHCYADISKIKEKLGFKIETELEEGMKKLIDWSKKEKKVKDKFDYAEKQLKNRHLIE; translated from the coding sequence ACTTGGATATGAAGTTATTATTTTTGATAATTTAACAAAACAGGTTCATCCCTCTGGTATTCCTGAATATTTAAATTTAAAAAGTACATTTATTAGAGGTGATGTAAGAAACAGAAATAAATTGAAAGATGTTGTTAAAAAAATTGATATAATTTATCATTTTGCTTCCGCCGTTGGAGTTGGGCAGAGTCAATATGAAATTTCAAAATATGTAGATGTTAATATAAGAGGAACTGCTAATTTACTGGATATTCTTGTAAATGAAAAACATAATGTAAGAAAACTCATAATTGCCTCTTCAATGAGTATTTATGGAGAGGGAATGTATAAATGTAAAAAATGTGGAAAAGTAAAACCAGAAATAAGAAATTTTGATAATAAAAAAATTGATGATTGGGAACCAAAATGCCCAAATTGTAAAGGAGATATTACAGCAATTCCAACTGACGAAGAAACACCAACAAAAAGCAACTCAATTTATGCTATAACAAAAAAAGAACAGGAGGAAATGTCTCTTTTAATTGGAAAAATATATGGAATTCCTGTGGTTTCTTTAAGGTTTTTTAATGTCTATGGTCCAAGGCAAACACTGTCAAATCCTTATACTGGTGTTTGTGCAATTTTTTTGAGTAGAATTAAAAACAATAAACCTCCCATAATATTTGAAGATGGAATGCAAACAAGGGATTTTATCTGGGTGGATGATATTATAAATGCATGTATTCTTTCTATTCAAAAAGACCAGGCAAATTACGAAATTTTTAATGTCGGTTCTGGAAAGCCAACATATTTAAAAGAAATTGCAGAAATTTTAATCAAATTGCTTAATAAAAATTTAAAGCCAGAAATAACATATAAATTTAGAAAAGGTGATGTGAGACATTGTTATGCCGACATAAGTAAAATAAAAGAAAAGTTGGGATTTAAAATAGAAACAGAACTTGAAGAAGGAATGAAAAAATTAATTGACTGGTCAAAAAAAGAAAAGAAAGTAAAAGATAAATTTGATTATGCAGAAAAACAACTTAAAAACAGGCACCTTATTGAATAG
- a CDS encoding glycosyltransferase family 2 protein — translation MNRIELTIVIPARNEESNLERTVEDIVQYIDTNTTEIIIVNDHSTDKTEQIGQQLSLKYSFIKVINNKNEPGFSTTLLTGFKQAKGEYVLPVMADMCDDPGSIQKMLEKAKDSYDIVCGSRYTKGGKKIGGPKLQNFFSFFVCKSLRYLINLPTNDVSNAFKLYKKNIFNIIKPKEKGFAISMEITLKSYFYGLKITEIPTTWYGRKKGKSKFKLIKTFPYVKLYFWAILKKWKFL, via the coding sequence TTGAATAGGATTGAATTAACAATAGTAATCCCGGCAAGAAATGAAGAAAGTAATTTAGAAAGAACGGTTGAAGACATAGTGCAATATATAGATACAAATACAACAGAAATTATTATTGTTAATGACCATTCAACCGACAAAACAGAACAAATAGGTCAACAACTATCTTTGAAATACTCTTTTATCAAAGTTATAAATAATAAAAACGAACCTGGATTCTCTACAACTTTACTAACTGGGTTCAAGCAGGCAAAAGGTGAATATGTTCTTCCTGTAATGGCAGATATGTGCGATGACCCAGGCAGTATTCAAAAAATGTTAGAAAAAGCAAAAGATAGTTATGATATTGTTTGTGGCTCAAGATATACAAAAGGTGGTAAAAAAATTGGTGGACCAAAACTACAGAATTTTTTTTCATTTTTTGTTTGTAAATCATTGCGTTATTTAATCAATTTACCCACAAATGATGTTTCTAATGCTTTTAAATTATATAAAAAAAATATTTTCAATATTATAAAACCAAAAGAAAAGGGATTTGCTATTTCAATGGAAATTACTCTAAAAAGTTATTTTTATGGATTGAAAATTACTGAAATTCCTACAACCTGGTATGGAAGAAAAAAAGGAAAATCTAAATTTAAACTTATAAAAACATTTCCTTATGTTAAACTTTATTTCTGGGCAATTCTAAAAAAATGGAAATTTCTATAA
- a CDS encoding radical SAM protein produces the protein MKVLFTYIPQPFSKKGYLLVSQNRFTKWRGTKELIYPLIPASGLTLLDLKGYEVYYLDCIFEEIDEKNFFEYIENLKPDIIFTETKTPIIKYHWIISEKIKRKFPQIITCIIGDHITVLPEETMKNSKFDFVLTGGDFDFYMLQLVQFLSGKEKIPSGLWYREKNGKIKNTGKFILIDNLDSLPFINREIVPWKNYHEAWRISENFMYLSGSRGCPYRCTFCSWPQMLFDNKIRYRSPENIVNEIEFLVKKYKTEEFFFDDDTFTFNKKWCIEICEEIIKRNLKIMWSCNGRVDNVDEFLLKKMKDAGCRLIKYGVESYSQYTLNKIKKGYTIQQVKKAFSLTKKRKILIHATAMIGFPWETRKDILNTIGFIKSLKPDTCQFSIPITYPGTELFKEAEEKNWLKFNYNWEKYDMSLPTLKNLYLSDDKLVKLCKLAWGKIYLDPLFILRKVLRIRTISEVKWLIRGFISFLFGHVKPIQK, from the coding sequence ATGAAAGTACTTTTTACCTACATACCACAACCGTTTTCTAAAAAGGGTTATTTATTAGTAAGTCAGAATAGATTCACTAAATGGCGAGGAACAAAAGAACTTATATATCCTTTAATTCCTGCTTCTGGTTTAACACTTTTAGATTTAAAAGGATATGAAGTTTATTATTTAGATTGTATCTTTGAAGAAATTGATGAAAAAAATTTTTTTGAATATATTGAAAATCTTAAACCAGATATTATTTTTACTGAGACAAAAACTCCTATAATAAAATATCATTGGATTATTTCTGAAAAAATAAAAAGGAAATTTCCCCAGATTATTACTTGTATTATAGGAGACCATATCACTGTTTTACCAGAAGAAACAATGAAAAATAGTAAATTTGATTTTGTTTTAACAGGAGGAGACTTTGATTTTTATATGTTACAACTTGTCCAATTTTTATCTGGTAAAGAAAAGATTCCATCAGGTTTGTGGTATAGAGAAAAAAATGGGAAAATTAAAAATACTGGAAAATTTATTTTGATTGATAATCTTGATTCTTTACCATTTATTAATAGGGAAATTGTCCCATGGAAAAATTATCATGAAGCATGGAGAATTTCTGAAAATTTTATGTATCTTTCAGGTAGTAGAGGATGTCCTTATAGATGTACTTTTTGCTCCTGGCCCCAAATGTTATTTGATAATAAAATTAGATATAGAAGTCCTGAAAACATAGTTAATGAGATAGAATTTTTGGTAAAGAAATATAAAACAGAAGAATTTTTCTTTGATGATGATACATTTACATTTAATAAAAAATGGTGTATTGAAATATGTGAAGAAATAATTAAAAGAAACTTAAAAATAATGTGGAGTTGTAATGGAAGAGTTGATAATGTTGATGAATTTTTATTAAAAAAGATGAAAGATGCTGGATGCCGTCTTATAAAATATGGTGTTGAAAGTTATTCTCAATATACTCTTAATAAAATAAAGAAAGGTTATACAATCCAACAGGTTAAAAAAGCATTTAGTTTAACTAAAAAGAGAAAAATTCTTATTCATGCCACAGCAATGATTGGTTTCCCATGGGAAACAAGAAAAGATATTTTAAATACTATCGGATTTATAAAAAGTTTAAAACCAGATACCTGCCAATTTTCAATTCCAATAACATATCCAGGGACGGAATTATTCAAAGAGGCAGAAGAAAAAAACTGGCTGAAATTTAATTATAATTGGGAGAAATATGATATGAGTTTACCAACTTTAAAAAATCTTTATCTATCTGATGATAAATTAGTAAAATTATGCAAATTAGCATGGGGGAAAATTTATTTGGATCCATTATTTATTTTAAGAAAAGTTTTACGGATAAGAACAATTAGCGAAGTAAAATGGTTAATCAGAGGCTTTATTTCATTTCTTTTTGGCCATGTCAAACCAATTCAAAAATGA
- a CDS encoding glycosyltransferase family 2 protein — translation MEISIIIPSYNEEKRIGKSLEKIWKYFKNKGFPFEIIVVDDGSTDKTVEIVEKFKEGKKEIRILKHDKNKGKGAAVRTGVINSKGNLILFTDADLSTPIEEFEKLKKAIDDGYDIAIGSRGLPESKIIIPQPWYRRYLGKIFPLLVRILVTNKFKDTQCGFKLFKRAVAKKLFDELKTNGFAFDVEILYNSIKMGYKIKEVGVIWSNSFFSSVAIFKDPLKMFISLLKIRSFK, via the coding sequence ATGGAAATTTCTATAATAATTCCTTCTTATAATGAAGAAAAACGTATTGGAAAATCATTAGAAAAAATATGGAAGTACTTTAAAAATAAAGGATTTCCATTTGAAATAATTGTTGTTGATGATGGAAGTACTGATAAAACAGTTGAAATTGTTGAAAAGTTTAAAGAAGGGAAAAAAGAAATAAGGATATTGAAGCATGATAAAAATAAAGGAAAAGGGGCAGCAGTAAGAACGGGAGTGATAAATTCAAAAGGTAATTTAATTTTATTTACTGATGCAGACCTGTCAACACCCATTGAAGAATTTGAGAAACTTAAAAAAGCAATTGACGATGGTTATGATATTGCAATTGGCTCTCGAGGACTTCCTGAATCAAAAATAATTATTCCTCAACCATGGTATAGAAGATATTTAGGGAAAATTTTTCCATTATTGGTAAGAATTTTAGTAACAAATAAATTCAAGGATACTCAATGTGGATTTAAATTATTTAAAAGAGCGGTAGCAAAGAAATTGTTTGATGAATTAAAAACAAATGGTTTTGCCTTTGACGTAGAAATTCTGTATAATAGCATAAAAATGGGATATAAAATAAAAGAAGTTGGTGTAATTTGGAGCAATTCTTTTTTTTCAAGTGTTGCAATATTTAAAGACCCATTGAAAATGTTCATTTCTCTTTTAAAAATAAGGAGTTTCAAATAA